One Cuculus canorus isolate bCucCan1 chromosome 1, bCucCan1.pri, whole genome shotgun sequence DNA segment encodes these proteins:
- the TMEM243 gene encoding transmembrane protein 243 → MRARPRAMEGFAARGYGTGGPDNRPLFGETSARDRVINLVVGGLTSLLLVVTLISAFVFPQLPPKPVNVFFAFCISLCCISAGILIYWYRQGDLEPKFRNLIYYILFSIVMLCICANLYFHEVGK, encoded by the exons ATGAGGGCGCGTCCCCGCGCCATGGAGGGCTTCGCCGCCCGCGGCTACGGCACCGGCGGCCCCGACAACCGGCCGCTCTTCGGGGAGACCTCGGCCAGG gACCGAGTCATCAATCTAGTTGTTGGCGGCTTAACGTCCTTGCTGCTTGTA GTCACCCTAATCAGTGCTTTTGTCTTCCCGCAACTACCTCCAAAACCTGTGAATGTATTTTTCGCTTTCTGCATCTCCTTGTGTTGCATTTCCGCTGGCATACTT ATCTACTGGTATCGACAAGGAGACCTGGAACCTAAATTTAGGAACCTAATTTActatatattattttctatcGTCATGTTATGTATATGTGCCAACCTGTACTTCCATGAAGTGGGTAAATGA
- the MEIG1 gene encoding LOW QUALITY PROTEIN: meiosis expressed gene 1 protein homolog (The sequence of the model RefSeq protein was modified relative to this genomic sequence to represent the inferred CDS: inserted 1 base in 1 codon), with amino-acid sequence MVTQEVPPMSICLEEAHXDEFITSYKEVPNTSDVKKSEVSGVMPKADIKPKSVHRAKEWSGEVENLYRFQLAGYRDETEYKQVNQVDMVERWPETGFVKKLQRRDNTFYYYDKQRECEDEKVHKVKIYVY; translated from the exons ATGGTGACTCAGGAAGTGCCACCCATGTCTATATGTCTCGAGGAAGCAC TAGATGAATTCATTACATCCTATAAGGAAGTACCCAACACTAGTGACGT GAAGAAGTCTGAAGTTTCTGGAGTCATGCCTAAAGCTGATATCAAACCAAAATCTGTGCATCGTGCCAAAGAATGGTCAGGTGAGGTAGAGAACTTATACAGATTTCAGCTAGCTGGCTACAGAGATGAGACTGAATATAAACAAGTAAACCAAGTAGATATG GTAGAGCGTTGGCCAGAAACTGGGTTTGTTAAGAAACTTCAGAGAAGGGACAATACATTCTATTACTACGATAAGCAAAGAGAATGTGAAGATGAAAAAGTCCATAAAGTAAAAATTTATGTATATTAG